One Methanomassiliicoccales archaeon genomic region harbors:
- a CDS encoding ATPase domain-containing protein — MLRACFPDHCSVLLIGSPGIGLLEFNVSLVQSYLEKDDVVIFVAVDTSPADVLELMSAFGIPTKDVLGKKLFILDYHSSILGASEERQSTSGVKLISDLEAIMFNISSISQETKKRTRTFFYSLSTLFLYNQPNVVLKFFQISNARIRMHYGSSIVSVHEGVHEEKTVNHLMAIADGVIELRFDEELNKMLRVRNMRGYPTSSQWIPFEIKGAEQQRPANILEWV, encoded by the coding sequence TTGCTGCGCGCTTGCTTCCCAGATCATTGCTCTGTACTCCTAATCGGCAGCCCTGGTATAGGTCTGCTAGAGTTTAACGTCAGCCTGGTACAGAGCTACCTGGAGAAGGATGATGTGGTCATTTTTGTAGCGGTGGATACCTCCCCCGCGGATGTGCTTGAACTTATGAGCGCCTTCGGGATTCCCACCAAGGACGTCCTGGGGAAGAAGCTCTTCATCCTGGACTATCATTCCAGCATTCTAGGCGCGAGCGAGGAGCGCCAATCCACCTCTGGAGTGAAATTGATTTCAGACCTCGAAGCCATTATGTTCAACATAAGCTCCATATCACAAGAGACGAAGAAACGCACGCGAACTTTCTTCTATTCCCTTTCCACTTTGTTCCTCTACAATCAGCCCAACGTCGTCCTGAAGTTCTTCCAGATATCCAACGCGCGCATTCGTATGCATTATGGCTCCTCCATAGTCTCGGTGCATGAGGGTGTGCATGAGGAAAAGACGGTAAACCATCTCATGGCCATCGCCGACGGCGTAATTGAACTGCGTTTCGATGAGGAGCTCAACAAGATGCTGCGGGTGCGAAACATGCGTGGATATCCTACCTCCTCCCAATGGATACCTTTCGAAATAAAAGGTGCAGAGCAGCAAAGACCCGCCAACATATTGGAATGGGTATAA
- a CDS encoding heterodisulfide reductase-related iron-sulfur binding cluster, producing MPCHLKRTLGPHVMDYATEIVQNLPGVRLVEMEEPDRCCGGGGGVLAGHPEVSLTLAKAKVMSALEAKAEVLVAPCPFCVINIRRAGGLEVKDFVPFLNEHLK from the coding sequence ATGCCTTGCCATTTAAAACGCACGCTCGGTCCTCATGTGATGGATTATGCCACAGAGATTGTGCAAAATCTTCCTGGGGTGAGACTAGTTGAAATGGAGGAGCCCGACCGATGTTGCGGGGGAGGGGGAGGAGTGCTAGCAGGGCATCCCGAGGTATCGTTGACGTTAGCTAAAGCCAAGGTTATGTCGGCACTGGAGGCTAAGGCCGAGGTGTTGGTGGCGCCGTGCCCCTTCTGCGTGATAAACATCAGACGCGCAGGGGGTTTAGAAGTCAAGGATTTCGTTCCATTCCTGAATGAGCATCTGAAGTAG
- the glpA gene encoding anaerobic glycerol-3-phosphate dehydrogenase subunit GlpA, protein MARVEVLVIGGGVTGAGIARDLALRGVEVLLLERGDFCSGASGANHGMLHSGARYAVTDPISAKECAEENKILKRVASFCIEECGGIFVSLPADDQRFASAFEKACRVTNVPCEHLTPQETKAKAPWISNDIVAAYAVEDASIDPFSLTLSNLDSARQAGAETLNYKIVTSMRVKGQSVEEIIFRDAFTGESSRVKPELVVNAAGPWAGEVAAMVGLELRLGADKGSMVVLDGRLTNSIVNRLRPPSDGDILVPNHSSTIIGTTSIPLEHPMSVSATRAEVQLLIKEASLMIPKVSEARAIRAYSGIRPLLYPSGRKSERGYRIIDHSEKGVENMMSVVGGKLTTYRLMAERVSDLVCRAIGKRSSCHTRTEPICSDEGEPHLEGVLEIYRRRLLRKYGPSGKKVGEFCLKRPQGIEVACSCEQVLQGELEYFASHPDVRTLSDLMRRTRAGMGYCQGGMCALRMVSALARRMEQDPKMLLEDFLSERWKGLFPVLEGEQLRQEVMKRYLLTGTYHLIVREGTA, encoded by the coding sequence TTGGCTAGGGTTGAGGTCCTCGTAATCGGCGGAGGTGTCACTGGTGCAGGCATTGCCCGAGACTTGGCGCTACGTGGCGTGGAAGTGCTGTTGTTGGAGCGCGGGGATTTTTGCAGCGGCGCATCTGGAGCGAATCACGGCATGCTGCACAGCGGTGCTCGGTACGCGGTGACAGATCCCATATCTGCCAAGGAATGCGCTGAGGAGAACAAGATCCTGAAAAGGGTGGCCTCCTTTTGCATAGAAGAATGCGGAGGCATCTTTGTCTCTCTCCCGGCGGATGATCAGAGGTTCGCATCGGCATTCGAAAAGGCATGCCGAGTTACAAACGTGCCCTGTGAGCATTTGACGCCCCAGGAGACCAAAGCTAAAGCGCCATGGATTTCAAATGACATCGTGGCAGCATATGCAGTCGAAGACGCTTCGATCGATCCCTTCTCCCTCACGCTAAGCAATCTGGACTCGGCGCGCCAGGCAGGGGCTGAGACACTCAATTACAAAATCGTCACATCGATGCGGGTCAAGGGGCAGAGCGTGGAAGAGATCATCTTTCGAGATGCTTTCACAGGAGAAAGCTCTAGAGTTAAACCCGAATTGGTGGTCAACGCTGCGGGGCCATGGGCTGGAGAGGTAGCGGCCATGGTTGGTCTGGAATTGAGACTGGGAGCAGATAAGGGCTCGATGGTGGTGCTAGATGGCCGGTTAACTAACAGTATTGTAAACCGCCTTCGCCCCCCTTCCGACGGAGACATCTTGGTTCCCAACCATTCTTCGACCATCATTGGAACTACATCCATTCCGCTGGAACATCCCATGTCAGTATCCGCCACCCGTGCTGAGGTGCAGCTACTCATTAAAGAAGCCTCACTGATGATACCTAAGGTGTCTGAGGCAAGAGCTATTAGGGCTTATTCAGGGATCAGGCCCCTTCTTTATCCTTCTGGAAGGAAGTCAGAAAGAGGTTATCGCATAATCGACCACTCGGAGAAAGGGGTAGAGAACATGATGAGTGTGGTAGGAGGAAAGCTCACCACCTATCGCCTCATGGCGGAACGTGTAAGCGATCTAGTATGCAGGGCTATAGGAAAGAGATCGTCATGTCATACTAGAACAGAACCCATCTGTTCAGATGAAGGAGAACCACATTTGGAGGGTGTATTGGAAATCTATAGGCGCCGATTACTCAGAAAGTATGGGCCATCTGGTAAAAAAGTAGGGGAATTTTGCCTCAAGCGACCCCAAGGTATTGAGGTAGCCTGTTCTTGCGAGCAGGTCCTGCAAGGGGAGCTGGAATATTTCGCATCACACCCTGACGTCAGAACTTTAAGCGATCTGATGCGCCGAACCCGGGCAGGCATGGGATACTGTCAAGGAGGTATGTGCGCCCTAAGAATGGTGTCTGCCTTGGCCAGAAGGATGGAACAGGACCCCAAGATGTTGCTGGAGGACTTCCTTTCTGAGAGATGGAAAGGTTTGTTCCCAGTCCTGGAAGGGGAACAGCTACGTCAAGAGGTGATGAAGAGGTATCTCCTGACCGGGACCTATCACCTTATAGTAAGGGAAGGAACAGCATGA
- a CDS encoding SCP2 sterol-binding domain-containing protein has protein sequence MADQVCRPILQQTIDRFNERVAKDPELSRETSSLTKKVQLDLGCEFYYFTLESGKVNSLNEGIISEPDITIISDPDTVTKLFKGEMKIMKAWALKKIKVKGSIDDVLKLRKFF, from the coding sequence ATGGCGGATCAGGTTTGCAGGCCTATTCTACAGCAGACTATCGATCGATTCAATGAGAGGGTGGCTAAGGATCCAGAGCTTAGTCGAGAGACCTCCAGCTTAACGAAGAAAGTACAACTGGACTTGGGTTGTGAGTTCTATTATTTCACTCTAGAGTCGGGAAAAGTAAATAGTTTGAACGAGGGAATAATATCTGAGCCAGATATCACCATCATTTCAGATCCTGATACAGTCACGAAGCTCTTCAAAGGTGAAATGAAGATAATGAAGGCCTGGGCGTTGAAGAAGATTAAGGTGAAAGGCTCTATCGACGATGTGCTGAAACTGAGAAAATTTTTCTAG
- the rnhB gene encoding ribonuclease HII → MICGVDEAGRGPFIGPLVIAAVMVPDDVTLKAMKVRDSKQLSPARRERLAEEIFTSSQVRVRIIEADVLDRLMVREDLNQIEVKEFASLISELKAEHVFADACDVDPRRFARNIESLLPYKPVLICEHKADEKYPVVSAASIIAKTLRDRRMREIEQELGTEIGSGYSHDEKSIAFLEKWIKEKRDVPPHTRRSWETVRSRLSVSKNAKLTEWEW, encoded by the coding sequence ATGATCTGCGGCGTGGATGAGGCGGGTAGGGGGCCTTTCATTGGGCCGTTGGTGATAGCTGCTGTTATGGTGCCAGATGACGTTACTCTAAAGGCCATGAAAGTTCGGGATTCAAAGCAGCTATCGCCTGCTCGAAGGGAACGATTGGCCGAAGAGATCTTTACCTCTTCCCAGGTTAGGGTAAGGATAATAGAAGCCGATGTCTTGGACCGATTGATGGTAAGAGAAGACCTAAACCAAATAGAGGTAAAGGAATTCGCTAGTTTAATCTCCGAGCTCAAAGCAGAGCACGTGTTCGCTGATGCTTGCGACGTCGACCCACGACGCTTTGCCCGCAACATCGAATCCTTACTCCCCTATAAACCCGTTTTAATCTGTGAGCATAAGGCGGATGAAAAGTATCCCGTAGTCTCTGCGGCATCCATCATCGCGAAGACCTTACGCGATCGGAGAATGAGAGAGATAGAACAAGAACTTGGTACGGAGATTGGAAGCGGCTATTCACACGACGAAAAAAGTATAGCATTCTTGGAAAAATGGATAAAGGAAAAGCGGGATGTACCGCCCCACACGCGGAGGAGCTGGGAGACGGTTCGGAGCCGGCTATCAGTCTCAAAGAACGCGAAGCTGACCGAATGGGAGTGGTAA
- a CDS encoding DUF362 domain-containing protein — MSDVYFSDLRADRESRNVPHKIAKLFKAAGIDKTFNKGDLVAIKTHFGEPGSHTFLRPQFCAKVVDLVAKKGGRPFLTDANTLYRGGRADAVDHLNSAARHGFFPPVINAPIIIADGLIGKDQKEIRVDLKHCKTVKVGSVAVYADSIICVTHVKGHIATGFGGALKNLGMGFGSRAGKLEMHSEIHPKVKTSKCRGCGRCARSCPAGAIAVKKVARIDKNRCIGCGECFITCLNDAIEAGKDCSNEKTMEKIVEYCYGIMMSKRDKIGFISFVMDFTPLCDCPSWSDLPIIPDVGILASRDIVAIDQAAADLVNAQAGIPGSCLEEEHLPPGKDKIKALKGIDWTVQLSYAEKLGLGSRSYNLIRI; from the coding sequence ATGTCAGACGTCTATTTCTCCGATTTGCGGGCCGACAGGGAATCACGCAATGTTCCGCATAAGATTGCCAAACTGTTCAAGGCTGCAGGAATCGATAAGACATTCAATAAAGGAGATCTGGTAGCAATTAAAACTCATTTTGGGGAGCCAGGAAGCCATACTTTCTTGCGACCTCAGTTCTGCGCCAAGGTGGTCGACCTCGTCGCAAAAAAAGGTGGCAGGCCTTTCCTAACTGATGCCAACACTCTCTACAGGGGAGGTAGGGCGGACGCTGTGGACCACCTTAATTCAGCGGCGAGACACGGATTTTTCCCTCCTGTGATCAACGCCCCGATAATAATCGCTGATGGCCTAATTGGAAAGGACCAAAAGGAGATTAGAGTTGATCTTAAACACTGTAAAACTGTTAAAGTTGGTAGCGTGGCCGTTTACGCTGATTCCATAATATGCGTTACTCATGTCAAGGGTCACATCGCGACCGGCTTCGGGGGAGCCTTGAAGAACTTAGGAATGGGTTTCGGTTCGCGGGCCGGGAAGCTGGAAATGCATAGTGAAATACATCCTAAGGTTAAGACCTCAAAATGCAGAGGATGTGGTCGTTGCGCAAGGAGCTGTCCCGCAGGCGCCATCGCTGTTAAGAAAGTCGCTAGGATAGATAAGAATAGATGCATAGGTTGCGGTGAATGCTTCATCACATGTCTCAATGATGCTATTGAAGCTGGAAAGGATTGCAGTAATGAGAAGACCATGGAGAAGATAGTGGAGTACTGTTATGGCATAATGATGTCGAAAAGGGACAAGATAGGTTTCATATCGTTCGTTATGGACTTCACTCCCTTGTGCGACTGCCCCTCATGGAGTGACCTTCCCATAATCCCCGACGTTGGCATCCTAGCTTCTAGAGACATCGTAGCCATAGATCAAGCAGCAGCGGATCTTGTGAACGCTCAAGCGGGAATCCCTGGGAGTTGCTTGGAAGAAGAGCATTTGCCGCCGGGTAAGGATAAAATCAAAGCTTTAAAAGGAATAGATTGGACGGTGCAGTTGAGTTATGCGGAGAAGCTTGGATTAGGCTCAAGGAGCTATAACCTAATTCGGATTTGA
- the mptA gene encoding GTP cyclohydrolase MptA produces the protein MSLSDVQSRRLLNGFKLTRVGVTEVRKQVTVQRSGAACCLNCVLDVFVDLPSNLRGSHLSRNLEVIEEVLASSAEEPVPGLEILAANICRGLLEKHSYASYAEVTVNADYFLDRKNPSGRLTREMYKLVAKASSKRGNGLKKMIGAQAIGMTACPCAMETVREQVGDKIRLDGRFPTISHNQRNVSTLMVEVPEQCDVEANDLIEILEESFSSPTYEILKRSDEAFVVIKAHSNPKFVEDVVRDILTKVLKRYSDLPDDVIVTARSESLESIHKHNAFAERVTTLGELRGRSTREASELENRSGCS, from the coding sequence ATCTCCCTTTCAGACGTTCAAAGCCGGCGTCTTCTGAACGGTTTCAAATTGACGCGCGTAGGCGTGACCGAAGTACGAAAGCAGGTGACCGTTCAAAGATCTGGGGCAGCCTGTTGCCTGAATTGCGTCCTGGATGTATTCGTAGACCTTCCTTCGAATCTCAGGGGATCACATCTTTCAAGAAACCTTGAAGTCATAGAGGAAGTGCTGGCGTCGAGCGCGGAAGAACCTGTACCCGGCCTAGAGATCCTTGCCGCCAATATTTGTCGCGGTCTCTTAGAAAAGCATAGTTACGCATCATATGCTGAAGTGACTGTGAATGCGGACTACTTCTTAGACCGAAAGAATCCCAGCGGCAGGCTGACTAGAGAGATGTACAAATTAGTAGCGAAGGCCAGCTCTAAAAGAGGGAATGGGCTCAAGAAGATGATAGGAGCCCAGGCCATAGGCATGACAGCTTGCCCCTGCGCCATGGAGACCGTGAGGGAACAAGTAGGGGATAAGATACGGTTGGATGGTCGATTTCCTACCATCTCGCATAACCAAAGGAATGTATCTACCCTGATGGTCGAGGTGCCTGAGCAGTGTGATGTGGAAGCTAACGACCTAATAGAGATACTCGAGGAATCCTTTTCATCGCCTACGTATGAGATATTGAAACGCTCGGACGAAGCTTTCGTGGTAATAAAAGCTCATTCCAACCCAAAGTTCGTTGAAGATGTGGTCCGAGATATCCTGACCAAGGTATTGAAAAGGTATTCTGATTTACCTGACGACGTAATAGTCACAGCCAGAAGCGAGAGCCTGGAATCCATCCATAAGCACAACGCTTTCGCCGAACGCGTGACCACGTTAGGGGAGCTTAGGGGGCGCTCAACTCGAGAGGCGAGTGAACTTGAGAACCGGAGCGGATGCTCCTGA
- a CDS encoding phosphoglycolate phosphatase has translation MLLIKAAAFDVDGTLTDGRKWIQPQAIEALRKVQANGYHVMIASGNVLPVVFGLASFIGVKGPLIAENGGIVYYKEKVYKLQNGTIPLQAWEYLKQRMPEAERLFTDHWRETEVALKRSCDVEKVKKILQDWPIEVEVTGFAIHIMEPGHSKLNGVRKGCELLGIDLENVVAFGDSDNDVRMLRGVGFGVAVANASLMAKQAADLVTEAEHADGVIEGLRKLGML, from the coding sequence ATGCTCCTGATTAAGGCCGCGGCCTTTGATGTTGACGGGACCCTCACCGATGGCAGGAAGTGGATACAACCTCAAGCGATAGAGGCTTTGCGCAAAGTGCAGGCAAATGGATACCATGTCATGATCGCCAGTGGTAATGTCCTTCCCGTCGTGTTCGGTCTGGCTTCCTTCATCGGTGTGAAGGGACCCCTAATCGCTGAGAATGGAGGTATAGTATACTATAAGGAAAAGGTATACAAACTTCAAAACGGCACCATCCCCTTGCAGGCCTGGGAGTATTTGAAGCAGAGGATGCCTGAGGCAGAGAGACTCTTTACCGACCATTGGAGAGAAACTGAAGTAGCTTTGAAGCGGTCCTGCGATGTGGAAAAAGTTAAGAAAATCCTTCAAGACTGGCCAATAGAAGTGGAAGTAACAGGCTTCGCCATACATATCATGGAGCCAGGGCACAGTAAGCTCAACGGCGTGCGCAAGGGTTGCGAGCTGTTGGGGATAGATTTGGAAAACGTAGTAGCATTTGGCGATTCGGACAATGATGTGCGTATGCTCAGAGGTGTGGGATTTGGAGTCGCAGTAGCCAACGCCTCACTCATGGCCAAGCAGGCAGCTGACTTGGTGACGGAAGCAGAGCATGCTGACGGTGTAATCGAAGGTCTTCGCAAGCTAGGCATGTTATAG
- a CDS encoding RIO1 family regulatory kinase/ATPase, which produces MAKEYGLSKVSVRPLGVGGSRLSIPVRITGFDSNGNLHKLFGKILGGADILTARTIQIAKNLYLEVNALDPLFGFPLDAASMAKHQFQTMKAIYELGIPTAKPYGYHQLNDAMYVVIYEYLDAKPVTEVGAMSLEQMDMVFGYLRKMHDNDLFHGDIKPDNVMVNDHLYILDVGHYLEEAPSSLKRSYDLACQIASFLQFQEARDIVKVARKHYSAEDLRLASEYLELIQKRPDINLSEDKKRELLRLMSD; this is translated from the coding sequence ATGGCCAAAGAGTACGGCCTGAGCAAAGTTTCAGTGCGGCCTTTAGGAGTTGGTGGGTCTCGTCTTTCCATACCCGTGCGAATAACGGGATTTGATTCTAACGGCAACCTTCACAAATTGTTTGGCAAGATCCTTGGCGGCGCCGATATCCTTACGGCACGCACCATTCAAATCGCAAAGAACCTTTACCTGGAAGTCAACGCTCTAGATCCGCTCTTTGGCTTCCCTCTGGACGCAGCGAGCATGGCCAAGCATCAATTCCAGACCATGAAGGCCATCTATGAGCTAGGAATTCCTACGGCCAAGCCTTACGGCTATCATCAATTGAATGACGCCATGTACGTTGTGATCTACGAATATCTTGATGCCAAACCGGTTACCGAAGTCGGTGCCATGAGCCTGGAACAGATGGATATGGTGTTCGGATACCTAAGAAAGATGCACGATAATGACTTATTTCATGGTGATATAAAACCGGATAATGTAATGGTAAATGATCATCTCTACATCCTCGATGTAGGGCATTATCTAGAAGAGGCCCCTTCCTCCCTGAAGAGATCTTACGATCTCGCATGCCAAATAGCTTCATTCCTACAATTCCAGGAGGCGAGGGATATAGTGAAGGTGGCGAGGAAGCATTACTCCGCGGAAGATCTCAGATTGGCTTCTGAATATCTTGAACTGATACAGAAGAGACCTGATATTAATTTGAGTGAGGATAAGAAAAGGGAATTGCTGCGACTCATGAGCGATTAG
- a CDS encoding Rieske (2Fe-2S) protein: MKHKLSVGKIDSIREGDMRMIRAGGKEILVVKVDGKFFAIDGWCSHMRAPLDRGQLVDHAIRCRVHGAVFDLQTGKVLMNAQAKDLRTYPILLENGDAFVIYEENESTL; encoded by the coding sequence ATGAAGCATAAGCTCTCAGTGGGCAAGATTGATAGCATAAGAGAAGGAGATATGAGAATGATTCGAGCAGGAGGGAAGGAAATCCTGGTGGTCAAGGTCGATGGGAAATTTTTCGCCATAGACGGTTGGTGCTCACATATGCGCGCGCCTTTGGACAGAGGACAATTAGTGGATCATGCCATTAGATGCAGAGTTCATGGAGCGGTTTTCGACCTGCAGACGGGAAAGGTTCTCATGAATGCGCAAGCGAAGGATCTGCGCACCTATCCAATATTGCTTGAAAACGGAGATGCTTTCGTAATCTATGAGGAAAATGAATCAACTCTTTGA
- a CDS encoding tetratricopeptide repeat protein, translating into MMDDAEKLIQQGQQLMSQGEYQQALQKFDKAIKADPKNAEAYYLKAEAAVVVPKVSVEEILALYNKAIELDPKNPFYYSSMGAFCVDVGRLNEAEAAYNKAAELDAENAPYYYSEFAVEYSRKAPIVMEQYLDDNTRGMIAKKALRYALKSIGLDEERAKKLL; encoded by the coding sequence ATGATGGACGATGCTGAGAAGTTGATTCAGCAGGGACAGCAACTCATGAGCCAGGGTGAATACCAGCAGGCGCTTCAGAAATTCGATAAAGCGATCAAAGCCGATCCCAAGAATGCCGAAGCCTATTATCTCAAGGCTGAAGCGGCTGTAGTGGTTCCTAAGGTTAGTGTAGAAGAAATCCTGGCGTTATATAACAAAGCCATCGAGCTCGATCCTAAGAACCCTTTCTATTATTCGTCCATGGGTGCCTTTTGCGTGGATGTCGGGCGCTTGAATGAAGCAGAAGCGGCATATAACAAAGCGGCTGAACTCGATGCCGAGAACGCTCCATATTATTATTCAGAGTTCGCGGTGGAGTACAGTCGCAAGGCGCCTATCGTCATGGAGCAATATCTTGATGACAATACTCGCGGAATGATCGCCAAAAAAGCCCTGAGATATGCATTGAAATCCATAGGCCTTGATGAAGAGAGGGCAAAAAAATTGCTCTAA
- a CDS encoding amidase family protein produces MSHSMSLSELQALNQRYQAFTELSNDFTCLQDLSNRTHFSAKDNLCALGFQARAGSKILEGYRPPFDATAVRRMKEEGAILIGKTNMDEFGFGTFSTNSAYGIPRNPFDESRSCGGSSGGAAAAACLLPGHVSLGVSTGGSISCPACFCGVIGLTPTYGRVSRYGLIDYANSLDKIGLLVREAASLQRWLPVISGRDSNDPTSCAQPPLTLSGRGIESVAIPREALNHLDPDVHRTFNKALASLIGEHGIRIEEVSMPSLRYALSAYYVLATSEASTNLARYCGMRFGVRNPDITKHFNEFFAETRSAYFGTEAKRRILLGTYARMVGFRERYYMKALAVRQLIISEYQRIFHDFDAVLTPTMPFLAPKLDDVKKMRPLEVYQADFLTVPPNLAGLPHISLPCGYIQSLPVGMQLVAPHWEERVLLDAARKWTSTFTLKFPEVSF; encoded by the coding sequence ATGAGCCATTCAATGAGCCTTAGCGAGCTCCAAGCCTTAAATCAGAGATATCAGGCATTCACTGAGCTCTCGAATGATTTTACATGTCTGCAGGATCTATCAAATAGGACACATTTCTCCGCCAAGGACAACCTATGCGCTCTAGGCTTTCAGGCCCGAGCCGGCTCAAAGATATTAGAAGGATATAGACCGCCTTTCGACGCCACCGCTGTACGTCGGATGAAAGAAGAAGGGGCGATTCTAATCGGCAAGACCAACATGGACGAGTTCGGTTTTGGAACCTTTTCTACCAATTCTGCCTATGGAATACCTCGTAACCCTTTCGATGAAAGTAGATCCTGTGGTGGAAGCAGCGGTGGAGCAGCGGCAGCCGCTTGCTTATTACCTGGACACGTTTCTTTGGGGGTATCAACAGGAGGTTCGATATCATGTCCCGCATGCTTCTGTGGGGTTATTGGTCTCACCCCAACGTATGGTAGAGTGTCAAGGTATGGCCTTATCGATTACGCCAACTCCCTAGATAAGATAGGGCTTTTAGTGCGCGAAGCGGCGTCTTTGCAAAGATGGCTCCCAGTGATATCTGGCCGCGATTCCAATGATCCTACTTCTTGCGCACAGCCACCATTGACCCTATCAGGTCGTGGCATCGAAAGTGTTGCCATTCCTCGAGAGGCTCTTAACCATCTTGATCCAGATGTGCATAGAACGTTCAATAAGGCACTGGCCTCATTGATAGGAGAGCATGGAATCAGGATAGAGGAGGTATCCATGCCCTCTCTTAGATACGCCCTCTCTGCTTATTATGTGCTGGCTACTTCTGAGGCTTCCACCAATCTCGCGCGTTACTGCGGCATGCGATTTGGTGTGAGGAATCCGGATATCACAAAGCATTTCAACGAATTCTTCGCAGAGACGCGCAGCGCATACTTCGGCACCGAAGCCAAGAGAAGGATACTTCTAGGCACTTATGCCCGTATGGTCGGTTTCCGAGAGAGATATTACATGAAAGCTTTGGCCGTCCGCCAATTAATAATATCAGAATATCAAAGAATCTTTCATGATTTCGATGCTGTCCTTACCCCGACCATGCCGTTTTTGGCACCAAAATTAGATGATGTTAAAAAGATGCGTCCGCTAGAGGTATACCAAGCTGATTTCCTTACAGTACCTCCCAATCTAGCTGGATTGCCCCATATCTCCCTACCATGTGGTTATATTCAAAGTCTTCCTGTGGGCATGCAACTGGTGGCTCCCCATTGGGAAGAGAGGGTGTTGCTCGATGCGGCAAGAAAATGGACTTCCACCTTCACTTTAAAATTCCCGGAGGTGAGCTTTTGA